The Lolium perenne isolate Kyuss_39 chromosome 6, Kyuss_2.0, whole genome shotgun sequence genome segment TTGTATAATGGAAATCATTCTGGACATACATTTTGGGGGCTGATTGCAAGGAATCACAAGGGACATATTTTCTAATGCCTCAGATTTTGTTCACATGTGTTCAACAAGCGGAAAAGTAGAGTTATTTCCTTATATGGTGCACTTGGACTGATTTTGTAAAATTCACACTCTAAGCAGTTTTGACTCATGTTGACACCCGGTTACTTGTGCTCTCCGTGATTCCTTGGGTAACGTTCATACGATAGCTCCACTACAAAGAGGGCAGAAATTTTACATTTTTTGCCGTCAGAGAAATACAACATGTCAAGAGAGACCAGCCAAGTCACTCCAATAAGATTGCTAAGTAGGAATGATAGATTTAGTTGGTCTTTCTTCCTACGTGCGGCACGTGGTGTTATGTTATTGTAAACAAATGATTTTGTACCATTAGCTATCTCAATAAAAAAATTGGTGGGTGCAAAGTTGATTGAGTGCACAAGACATCTTTAAACATGAAAGCTATGTATTTTCCGTCTTTTATGCTTATAAAAATGTCGAGCGCTGATACAATTTTCTGAATAATTGGTACATTATCATGTTTCTCTATTTCATGTACTATGgatctatctttgtatagaatatGTCGTGTGTAGATAAGAAAACAATAAGTGTCCTCATGATGACAACGAGCACTGATGAGAGCTAGCGGGGTGTTAATTGCAATGAACTATGAACAAGAAAGTTCATGACTCGGGATGCAGGATAAGAGGGGCAATTAAGTGTAATAAGGGCGTAGAAAAAGGTTGGTGAGAACGAGTGAAAAAAGATCACAATGGTTTATGTATTGCACTGTTAACTCATAGCAACTTGGGCAATGAGAACGATTATGGCGATCTTTCAGAGTTGGAGAAAACACTAGCTCTCACGACGTGAAATGGTATTATGTTGTAGAAGCGACTATGAACTACATCGGTAACATTGTTTGAGTGGGGTGACTATGATGCACAATGATGATAAGAAAAACTTGagaaccgtagcaacgcacgggcattcaactagtagtaGTTATATAGTACTAGGAAGTCTTGGCGCAGCGAGACGCCGCACCCGTAGAACAATATTGATTACCAGGTAAAAAAAAAGAACAATATTGATCACAGGAAGTGATGGGCAATGTGTCCGGCAGCTATCTTCGCCATTTCTTTGCTCGCAGGGCTTGTGTGGTTTATTGGCGTTGTGGACCATATAAGTTAGTCCAGCAGATAAATGTGCACACATGCTTACCTGGTGATTTAGTATTGTACAGTGGTTGAAATAAGACAGGGTACTATTATTATCTGCGGTTTTCTAATTGTTGGAAGGTGCTAATTTTGCTAGGTTGCGTATCCAAGTCTATTCTGCAGATGGTGGAAGTTGTTGAGATGTAGGCGGATTTAGTATCGCAGCCCGTGAACTTGCTAGTCATTCCTGTTCTAGCTAATGAAAAGATTGGACTCCTAAGAAGATGTATTATGCTTGATTTGGTCATTGTGGAGGCACATGATATTAAGGCTCTGCCAACTTGGATTGGAAATAACTTCACATTTTAATTTAGATGAATTGACATTCTGGACATTGGTAGAAGTAATTGATTGGGTCAACAATGCTGAAAGTTCATAGTTATTGTTTTTATTGCATCTGGATCAAGAACCACctatcactacaggaatgggagaagacgccgacggccaaactgTACGCCGACGGctttttatcggggccgtcggcgtacggcctcgccGGGGCAGCTCACGAACCCGACCGTCGGCGTACAAATACCATCGGCGTAGaggaggctacgccgagggcagccgtcggcgtcaccttggccctcggcgtagcaccggCATCGCCTCTGGCCCAGCCCGCGCCGTCGTCGCCCGCTCACGGCGTCAGtcagacgccgacggccaccctcggcatagggcatgggcaccctatgccgacggccaccctcggcatatagtatttttttattttttttatttttttccctctctcatattactttataatatgtttctattatttatttactagtatgaattatgtaaaaaatggttttattttttaagaattcgtagatggcatatgtaggtcccatgggtgacgctcttcgcagacgggtcaaccggagccactaggcccaacatttgctatcgatgtacatatgggtagatccgcggggtccccgccctacggtttcccgaaccctaaccctaaccctaactgtaaccctaactctaaccctaactctaaccctaaccgtaaccctaactctagccctaaccctaaccctagggtttcccaagaaacagatcaccggagcgtcagaattgttggaaaacttgcttctgcccctaacatacatgtacaagtgtgatgtaaggtttggctaaccttggatgtacccggcgttgacgatttccgcataatgggctaccagttggtaaaatccaggatctgtatgtggaaacccccgccatggctcgaacggagcctattttatggtaaagtatgcccaacctatggtttccatgtacatatgtcctaaacaaagcaaaataaataaaaaagtccactggtaaaccctcgcacggagaaagctataggggtagatgtgtggggtccccgccctagggttttccaagttacagaccaccggagcgtcggaatcgctggaaaacttgtgtgtgcccacatggcatgcacaaaagtgatttgagatgcttttatatccaaggataccccccaaggtgtgtccggcttctcggacagggggttcctacacttaggcagattctgcatgtataggggggaactccctcggagttgaaccggagagaaacttgagatcatatgtgatgatccttgtttccacatgtacctatgacctaaccaagctcaaatggaggcatatgcccactgggggacccccgatgggatgcagtcaaaggggtagaccgcgcggtcaacagaactagggtttcgtcggaaatcgagcatcagatgtagggaatggccccaaaacttgtgtgtgtccacatggaatgcacaaaagtgatttgagatggttctatatccaaggctacccccaggtgtgtcggcttctcggacaggggttcctacacttaggcggtctgcatgtatagggggaactccctcggagttgaaccggagagaaacttgagatcatatgtgatgatccttgtttccacatgtacctatgacctaaccaagctcaaatggaggcatatgcccaccgggggacccccgatggcatgcagtcaaaggggtagaccgcgcggtcaacagaactagggtttcgtcggaaatcgagcatcagatgtagggaatggccccaaaacttgtgtgtgtccacatggaatgcacaaaagtgatttgagatggttctatatccaaggctacccccccaggtgtgtccggcttctcggacagggggttcctacacttaggcggttacgcatgtatagggggaactccctcggagttgaaccggagagaaacttgggatcatatgtgatgatccttgtttccaaatgtacctatgacctaaccaagctcaaatggaggcatatgcccaccggggaccccgatgggatgcgatcaaaggggtagaccgcgtggtcaacgtaactagggtttcgtcggaaatcgagcatcagatgtagggaatggccccaaaacttgtgtgtgtccacatggaatgcacaaaagtgatttgagatggttgtatatccaaggctaccccctgtgtgtgtccggcttctcggacgggggttactacacttaggcggattacgcatgtatagggggaactccctgagttgaaccggagagaaacttgagatcatatgtgatgatccttgtttccaaatgtacctatgacctaaccaagctcaaatggaggcatatgcccaccggggaccccgatgggatgcgatcaaagaggtagaccgcgcggtcaacgtaactagggtttcgtcggaaatctagcatcggatctagggaatggccccaaaacttgtgtgtgtccacatgaaatgcacaaaagtgatttgagatggttctatatccaaggctaccccgggtgtgtccggcttctcggacgggggttcctacacttaggcattctcgcatgtataggggggaactccctcggagttgaaccggagagaaacttgagatcatatatgatgatccttgtttccacatgtacctatgacctaaccaagctcaaatggaggcatatgcccaccgggggaccccagatgggatgcgatcaaaggggtagaccgcgcggtcaacgaaCTAGGTTTTCGtaggaaatcgagcatcagatgtagggaatggccccaaaacttgtgtgtgtccacatggaatgcacaaaagtgatttgagatggttctatatccaaggctaccccaggtgtgtccggcttctcggacagggggttactacacttaggcattctcgcatgtataggggggaactccctcggagttgaaccggagagaaacttgggatcatatgtgatgatccttgtttccaaatgtacctatgacctaaccaagctcaaatggaggcatatgcccaccgggggacccccgatgggatgcagtcaaaggggtagaccgcgcggtcaacagaactagggtttcgtcggaaatcgagcatcttatgtagggaatggccccaaaacttgtgtgtgtccacatggaatgcacaaaagtgatttgagatggttttatatccaaggctacccccaggtgtgtccggcttctcggacagggggttactacacttaggcagattctgcatgtataggggggaactccctcggagttgaaccggagagaaacttgagatcatatgtgatgatccttgtttccaaatgtacctatgacctaaccaagctcaaatggaggcatatgcccaccgggggacccccgatgggatgcagtcaaaggggtggaccgcgcggtcaacagaactagggtttcgtcggaaatcgagcatcggatctagggaatggtcccaaaacttgtgtgtgtccacatggaatgcacaaaagtgatttgagatggttctatatccaaggctaccccccaggtgtgtccggcttctcggacagggggttcctacacttaggcagattctgcatgtataggggggaactccctcggagttgaaccggagagaaacttgagatcatatgtgatgatccttgtttccacatgtacctatgacctaaccaagctcaaatggaggcatatgcccaccgggggacccccgatgggatgcagtcaaaggggtagaccgcgcggtcaacagaactagggtttcgtcggaaatcgagcatcggatctagggaatggtcccaaaacttgtgtgtgtccacatggaatgcacaaaagtgatttgagatggttctatatccaaggctacccccccaggtgtgtccggcttctcggacagggggttcctacacttaggcagattctgcatgtataggggggaactccctcggagttgaaccggagagaaacttgagatcatatgtgatgatccttgtttccacatgtacctatgacctaaccaagctcaaatggaggcatatgcccaccgggggacccccgatgggatgcagtcaaaggggtagaccgcgcggtcaacagaactagggtttcgtcggaaatcgagcatcggatctagggaatggtcccaaaacttgtgtgtgtccacatggaatgcacaaaagtgatttgagatggttataaatccaaggctacccccccaggtgtgtccggcttctcggacagggggttcctacgcttctcggacagggggttcctacacttaggcagattctgcatgtataggggggaactccctcggagttgaaccggagagaaacttgagatcatatgtgatgatccttgtttccacatgtacctatgaactaaccaagctcaaatggaggcatatgcccaccgggggacccccgatgggatgcagtcaaaggggtagaccgcgcggtcaacagaactagggtttcgtcggaaatcgagcatcagatgtagggaatggccccaaaacttgtgtgtgtccacatggaatgcacaaaagtgatttgagatggttctatatccaagtctaccccccaggtgtgtccggcttctcggacagggggttcctacacttaggcagattctgcatgtataggggggaactccctccgagttgaaccggagagaaaaatgtgatgaacatgaatatgccacaacgcatgcaagtcttactactacagataaagaagatccagcatgttcatgatgatatgcatgacatggcatagatggtgcaatgcatcttatccaatttaatcggagtcggaaccctgaACACACAAGTtatgttggagttgcatttctaccggcaaagttaagtgttgattagcaggcAGTACcatggcaagggtgagctacttcaatattaaacggagcggggaaaaccatagtcggtgtccgaaatactccgcgGTTCTTattaggtgaacatgcataactatcacgtctcgacatgatgcaagatgcaaacagatgtatggatggcatattcatgttcatcacatttttctgatcaaatttcatatataacactttgctTTTGGAGTTATAGTTTAGAAGATATTATTTTTACAAGATTTGCAAAAGAATAAAACAAATAGAGggcctatgccgagggccaccctcggcgtatagccggccctcggcataggggggggcgcgccggaccGGATAGGGCACggcctggtcgagccggaccagccTCCACCAGCCTGCCCGCGCCCATCTCCTCCCCCTGCCCGCCCGCGCCCATCTCCTCCCCCTGCCCGCCGCCACGATCCCCGCCCGCCGCCACCAGCCTCTGCGCCGCCCGCCCCTCCCGTCGCCGGccgcccgccgccggccgcccgcTGCCCCTCCTCCCCGGCCGCCCTCCTCCCCACGGTCTCTGCCTCCCCACCGCCGACCTCTgcctccccgccgccgcccctgctcgcgccgccgccctgcctcccgccgccgccagtgctcgcgccgccgccgccctgacgcgccgccccttcctccgccgccgcctcgcgcCGCCTCCGGACTCCCCGCCGCCCCTGCCACCCCCACCCCCCCCCGGCCTCTACAAGTGgtaagttttttttttcatttttttaacttTTATTTGTAGTATTGTATGCTATTTAGAAATACaaatgtttgtgaaatgtgaaatgTGAAAGGTGAAAATAGAAAATGTGAAAATGTGAAATAGAAAATGTGAAATAGAAATACAAATAGGAAATGTGATATGTGAAATGTTTGTGAAAGGTGAAAATAGAAAATGTGAAAATGTGAAATAGAAAATGTGAAATAGAAATACAAATAGGAAATGTGAAATGTGAAATAATTTGTTTTTTAATGAATGGAAATAGGTGCCGTCGTGACCGCCGATCTCGTGACCGCTCCGTCGTGACCGCCGTGTCCGTGATTCTCTCCGGtcgccgagggtgagctaaaacatcgcctccccttctccgcattttcttatgtcactagattcattttccaagtccagttgcgtaatctaggtgtcacttcccgtccgcgagcgttacgcggataaatatgcattagtggtccgcatattttgaaccgtaacgcttgcggcatttacgggacagtcggcggatgcgtagttgtctacgttttccatgttctactccggtccgagtcaggatttcggcggcgcctccccgttgttctccggatgcacatcctctcggctttttgccgagacgtgtatcgggagagcagcggggaggtgctgccgaaattctgacttggaccggggtagagcatggagaacgtagccaactacggatccggcggctgctaggagcccacctagtagagatgtaggttgatgcatgcgtttcgcccggtaaaataaataaaaatatgatgcatttaatttcctatttgatataaatgctatgtctgtggtttggctcccaataaagcagaggatggctgataatggatggatgtacaatgagcgtgttagtgcgactgagaaaacagatgagtggacaaggaagacccattttctagtgaatgagttagcgcgtggtacaaagggcccggttcgggcactttgcccctgtgttcgctgcgtgaagcgtcaacgtcgtgggaaggatgaaatgtatagacaccttctgcaatatgggtatatgcatgggtacgtcacggaaatcgactttgatgagcgcgaacgtcacagaggtgaggtgatgcggcagcggctcaatggcaatgcgtacgatggaattagagactttctagatgatctcgtccatgccgatgtcccggattcgccgccagaaccggaggcgccgccagaaccggaggcgccgccagagccaaccgcgaaggccttctatgatatgattgccgcggctaagaggcctctgtacgagggcgccgcgatttctcagctcgatgccatctcccaatgtctagccgacaagacccggtacaacaccacccgtgagggctttgaagcaagtctgaaaacaactggtaacatgttgcccaaagatcattgtctgcctcaaagcctgcacgcgacgaggagaatgatgaaggacctcaacatggattatcaaaggatagactgttgtccgaaaggctgcgttctattttggagacagtatgcggaggacaagtactgtcccatctgtaagcagtctaggtatgaagaggtaacgggaaaggatggtcaggtgaggcagtcaagcaccgcaaagtcgattcttcaatatctcccattcataaaaagaatccagcggctttacatgcacgaggagacagccaaacagatgacgtggcacaagtatgggaagagattcgtggacgaaaacaagaagttgaagatgggacatccatccgatggtacggcatggaagaacttcgatacaaaacaccgccttaaggcagccgaggctcggaatgtcagaattgcgatagcaacagatggcttcaatccatatggtatgtccaattccaattacagttgctggcccgtgtttgttattccgctcaatctccctcccggagtcctaatgacgaggaagaccatgtttctgtcgctgatcattccaggccctcattacccggggaagaatttgagtgtctacatgcagccgattgtggaagatttgaaccactcttggcaccacgggacattgacgtacgaccgagcatcgaagacaaacttctgcatgagagtttggttgcagtataccatgcatgacttgcccgggtacgccctaacatgtggatggtgtacagctggtaagtggccatgcccagtgtgcaggcatcggcttgagttcctttggctacagaagggtcgcaagtatgttgcgtttgacacgaatcggtggacagagaagtgataaatccattgggttagttgaagttaagccttcaaccacctatagcggagccgatgtctttattgtggctcaccaagccaagcaagtttattatttgccctacccatgccagaaagcggaactcaagggttgggaagtcgtcttccaggtatcgccacatggtaacctaccgattccctctgaggatgattacaacaacattgaccccgtgacatacgaggggattttctatcaagaggaacaggacttcggggaatatattttagaaccgtttgttcaagaggacctcgggaacgatgcagaaactcgtggtgagtcagtggtggatctaaaggacatatctatgctcgagaagttacttgaggcgaatgacaattatgatgagcctccacccgtcgacccttcaactttgtactcacaagatagtgatagtgatagtgggccagagaaagagaaagagaaagagatggagtatgagagtgagcgtgagagcgatgatggctggtgagggtcttttattcttagtatttatttgtcaacatgcttcttaattgcattgtgccttttattcttagtatcttcattttattatgtcaacatgcttcttaattgcattgtgccttttattcttagtatcttcattttattatgtcaacatgcttcttaattgcattgtgccttttattcttagtatcttcatataatatgtctttgtgcttaactgttttattcttctcaatgcaggtgactgaacaatatgagcagcggcaaggcagactccgagagcttgcttaagacgctggcgcaggtgaagaggaatattcctagacccactagacggagtgatcgagccccggtgcaaaatccgcgttacgccgatggtaccgatggaggacgaggacgaggaggacgaggtggaggtcgaggacgaggacgaggaggacgaggtggaggacgaggtggcggcggggtacacatggactttgatgagccaccctccgcttctggcgacgtggctcctgagttgtaccttgagggtccgtctagtggggaggtggagatggagacggagtctacacacgagtcggactctagggctgagttggaggtCATGGAGGGTGAAGGTGCGCCGAAGCCCTTGAAGCTTCGTGGAGAAGCTAGAGTCCCCGATGCGAGGAAGGAGCCGAAGACCCATGATGACaaggcccttatcattccttcgagcgatgagtaagtgtactacttcagaaatttcgaacatgtattttcatcttgggcataataaacaatttggcatgtgtactaatgtgtgatttatttgcagcaactggacatgggatgccaagcccccccccgcatgcctaacagcttgcttggggctctgattaagaagttctggcccggcagatacactccccttagcacggtccccggtggcccgacgaagctagccactacttgggcggactatgaggatgcccctgccgtaggcttcgcgacattgccgaggctgtgaccaccaagttctgggtaaggcatatatttctcgagcaccgttcatagttgatgaccctaatgtgctaactcatgactttcacaactgatttatgcatgattgaagtgcttctattgtgtggacccggagcatgacacgcaggcgcgtctcactttgcgtggcgcttgcgagaggttgacaccgcagcagtggtacaaccaaaagttcaccagcgctagtgccttctgggctaacaagggtaagagggtcaagaaggagtactatgttggtaacgagcctacggaggaatgggcaatgaccattgaggagtacatgtcggtgagtaaaatgtcaatgagattctacattgctgctaagttttcattgaattatcttgagctgagtattgcgttttcaggtttgtcccgagtgggccgagcagcatagggaggcatgggaggagctgattagggcgaggtggctcgggcagacgaggagtttgcagccgtgtcgaggcgtaacatggagaaccgaggcaccggtggcacacactgcgcgggaaaccgcgactacacccgcttcaaggggaaaaaggtatgtatatacatggaacgaccttcattcatttcccgccatgtctcatttgtggtacgcttaacttttcttttcgcgatgcaggtggccgaggcaccacctggggtggtgcttcatgatgcccagatatatgacatgatgcggacgagcgaagcccaatcccgcattgcctcagccacggtactacggcaatgccaaggccgccaaggaggactatcgcgacatggtcaagtctcgtcaccccgaggtggatgaccccttgagcattccggtcgacgaggagtcgttggtcctgtcggggcacgggcgtccgcatggccgtttcccttggctgaataaggcggtcaagcctacccactccacgagctacacgcgcctcaagcataccctcaccgccgacagcccccagcctcgtccacggcctgctcgtccacccgcctacgatgtaagtttcctcattttcatcctctttccggttttccttcgtacatggctaagtgtttacgagattcattgtttctgaaattgtagcctgacttcgaggcggccttcgaagcctgcaatgaagcgtatcagcaggccgctgcccagtggaataGGCAGAATACGGCCTATATGACGTATATATCAGTAAGTCTGAATCTTTCTTCTCGcgcaagtagatgacaagtctcagtttgatgctttatttctgcaaagcctaacttgtaacctatcttgcaggaaatgatgatctctatgtctactggtacaccgccaccggctcgagttaccgtggcgggggacatgcctatcatgccatcgaaggcagctttcgctgcgacttactacggatccacaccggaggtaagttctttgccaaaccggtagttaccactttcctttgcctcgcaagttgctaacatgtagggaacacgtagggaacgggatggtccgggaaccaggcatcgccgggtgggcgcgaggtcacaccggttcatgaaggtggtcggtctcctgggcgttctgctggtgcctctccgtcgactactcctgggactactcccggtgcctctccgtcgacttctcctgggcgtgctaccggtccttctccaggtggttcttctgcagcttctaccggagcgcAACCCCGGGCTGCTCGTTTCGCCAACGATGTGGGCGGACACACCCCGCCCGGGTCCTTCCTCCGCTAGTCGGCACCGGGCTTCTTGCTTGCCATCATGTGCTACTTACTACTATgtattggatgacatggcactctcctcttgtatgctattacatgcaccatgtatgctactatgtggatttcatgctatttatgtgaattatggtgaTTTTGGATGTATTTGGATGCTACTATGTGGATTTCatgctatttatgtgaattatggtgaATTTGGATGTATTGGACCTGCTGAACTGAATTTAGATGAATTGGAACCCAATTTAAATCGAAAAAACCAAATGGTAGGGCATACGCCGAgggcaatgccgtcggcatagggCCCTGGCATGACCATATGGTCGAGCCTATGCCGAGGGCATTGCAGTCGGCATAGGCCACCTCACCTGGCCGCACCTCGTCGCTCCACGTGGCCTGCATGGGCCATGCATAtgccgagggggttgccctcggcgtagctcctGGCTACGGCCCGCCACGCTGCGCCACGTCGCCTCTGGTGGCTCTCTATGCCGAGGGGGATGCCCTCGGCGTATGGCATCGCGCCGTTAACGGCGACGGCACGCCGGCGAGCGTACGCCGACGGTGCGTATGCCGACGGTGAGCATGGTCCTCGGCGTAGGTGGTGTACGCCGACGGCCATGCCTACGCCGACGGTGGAC includes the following:
- the LOC127309525 gene encoding uncharacterized protein, giving the protein MVKSRHPEVDDPLSIPVDEESLVLSGHGRPHGRFPWLNKAVKPTHSTSYTRLKHTLTADSPQPRPRPARPPAYDPDFEAAFEACNEAYQQAAAQWNRQNTAYMTYISEMMISMSTGTPPPARVTVAGDMPIMPSKAAFAATYYGSTPEGTGWSGNQASPGGREVTPVHEGGRSPGRSAGASPSTTPGTTPGASPSTSPGRATGPSPGGSSAASTGAQPRAARFANDVGGHTPPGSFLR